A single genomic interval of Astyanax mexicanus isolate ESR-SI-001 chromosome 4, AstMex3_surface, whole genome shotgun sequence harbors:
- the LOC125801520 gene encoding zinc finger protein 239-like, whose protein sequence is MKSSPDMEKHQHSVKSFTKQSNLKNHQHIHTGEKPYHCSDCGKRFTKQRHLKLHQRIHTGEKPFHCSDCGKNFTKQSNLNQHQRIHTGEKPYYCSDCGKSFNQEGHLKKHQRIHTGEKPYHCSDCGRSFTQQSNFKIHQRIHTGEKPYYCSDCGKSFNQQSTLKLHQRIHTGEKPYHCSDCGKSFTEQSHLKIHQRIHTGVRPYYCSECGKSFNRQGNLKKHHRIHTG, encoded by the coding sequence atgaagtcaagtcctgacatggagaaacatcagcactctgtaaagagttttactaaacagagtaatctcaaaaaccaccagcacattcacacaggagagaaaccgtatcactgctcagactgtgggaagagatttactaaACAGAGgcatctcaaactgcatcagcgcattcacacaggagagaaaccgtttcactgctcagactgtgggaagaattttactaaacagagtaatctcaatcaacaccagcgcattcacacaggagagaaaccgtattactgctcagactgtgggaagagttttaatcaagagggtcatctcaaaaaacaccagcgcattcacacaggagagaaaccgtatcactgctccgattgtgggaggagttttactcaacagagtaattttaaaatacaccagcgcattcacacaggagagaaaccgtattactgctcagactgtgggaagagttttaatcagcagagtactctcaaactgcatcagcgcattcacacaggagagaaaccgtatcactgctcagactgtgggaagagttttactgaacagagtcatctcaaaatacaccagcgcattcacacaggagtaagaccgtattactgctcagagtgtggaaagagttttaatcgacagggtaatctcaaaaaacaccatcgcattcacacaggatag
- the LOC125801672 gene encoding uncharacterized protein LOC125801672: MGGKNTKTCKNEVDPVQLLIEKGVGTYAELTQCMARWHKLTAKADKQWPLAGTFDTELCNMIRALEQESYVWNSRQRIKQQRRLILLKAFMDHGPKPTNAPASPTSPIPIPERPPPYASERTPTTGLYPAIAQGWPDASIELKGTLSFERTSDETIDLPTATPATTQEAGEGCSKYTPRTPRSNGPHLAPTWTMPSPAQDTPTAGGPSIHEEQMSGETTPKSNYESSMHEPSVRAKGPRSRTPAVEEHSSDTEEQCPQVQFLTAPLQRRVTGVLEIEPEASARQRRDNFEDTYNKTEKAIEEELKRLLNKSVPKNSTTSHVAHGLRKSRSVELQSPLMQNGLADTDFPLTDSEEDEDLIGWTAPLDRTPPQGPRRSERIRQRQRSHQLRPSKSSHFFPIIAQAQGSSYVPWSFMDLKGLVEQLPNITTGGQKWITAFEDKTSGYTIAIGDIKAILSHSVGKTKMEDIFSLANYRNLATKQCFEDCFQLLPKQNLGCHS, from the coding sequence ATGGGTGGTAAAAATACCAAGACTTGCAAAAATGAAGTAGACCCAGTACAGCTCCTTATTGAAAAAGGGGTTGGCACTTATGCTGAACTTACTCAGTGTATGGCTAGGTGGCATAAACTGACAGCTAAAGCTGATAAGCAATGGCCCCTTGCAGGGACCTTTGACACAGAGCTGTGCAACATGATACGTGCCTTAGAGCAAGAATCTTATGTATGGAATAGCCGACAGAGAATTAAACAGCAGCGCAGGCTGATTTTGCTGAAGGCATTTATGGACCATGGCCCTAAGCCAACTAATGCCCCGGCAAGCCCTACCAGTCCCATTCCAATTCCAGAAAGACCTCCACCATATGCCTCTGAACGCACACCGACTACAGGGCTTTACCCTGCAATAGCACAGGGCTGGCCAGATGCTTCAATTGAATTAAAAGGTACACTGAGTTTTGAAAGAACATCAGATGAAACAATTGACCTACCAACTGCCACACCTGCGACCACACAAGAAGCTGGAGAAGGTTGCAGTAAATACACACCCAGAACGCCTCGATCCAATGGACCCCACCTGGCACCAACCTGGACAATGCCAAGCCCCGCTCAAGACACACCCACTGCAGGTGGCCCCTCGATACACGAGGAACAGATGAGTGGTGAGACCACACCAAAGAGCAACTATGAAAGCAGCATGCACGAGCCCTCTGTTAGAGCCAAAGGACCAAGATCACGCACCCCAGCTGTTGAAGAACATTCTTCAGATACTGAAGAACAATGTCCTCAAGTGCAATTCCTAACAGCTCCACTACAGCGGAGAGTTACTGGCGTGTTGGAGATAGAGCCTGAAGCGAGCGCCAGACAGCGACGAGACAACTTCGAGGACACATACAACAAAACGGAGAAGGCTATAGAAGAAGAACTCAAAAGGCTACTTAATAAAAGTGTCCCAAAGAACTCAACAACCTCACACGTTGCACACGGTCTGCGTAAAAGCCGATCTGTTGAGCTGCAAAGCCCACTAATGCAGAATGGACTTGCTGACACAGATTTCCCTCTCACGGACTCTGAAGAAGATGAGGACCTAATTGGCTGGACAGCGCCTCTCGACCGAACACCACCCCAAGGTCCAAGACGCTCTGAACGTATAAGACAGAGGCAGAGGTCCCACCAGCTTAGACCGTCCAAGTCATCCCATTTCTTCCCCATCATTGCCCAGGCCCAGGGTAGTTCATATGTGCCCTGGTCCTTTATGGACTTGAAAGGCCTGGTTGAGCAACTACCCAACATAACCACAGGAGGACAGAAGTGGATCACTGCTTTTGAAGACAAGACATCAGGCTACACTATAGCCATTGGAGACATAAAGGCTATTCTGTCACACTCCGTTGGAAAAACCAAAATGGAGGACATATTTTCACTGGCCAATTACAGGAACCTGGCAACCAAACAATGCTTTGAAGACTGCTTTCAACTCCTACCGAAACAAAATCTGGGATGCCATTCGTGA